The following DNA comes from Naumovozyma castellii chromosome 4, complete genome.
TACAGTCAGTTTCTTTCATGGGATAAGAAGACCCAAGAGAGTTTGGAGAGTGTATTGACTACGGGGAAATTGTCCAAAAATAGctctaataataatggaatgTCTGTTACTGGAATAGGAGAGGATACGATGTCAGAAAGAAGGAGGGAAAAGCAATCACATGGTGTAGTCACTATGGAGGATGGACATCAATCCAGTATTgcaataattttgatggAGTTAAATTCATATTTAGATGATGTGCTTGGCACCAATgagaaaaaagaagaatcaCAAGATAGACTTGGCTTAGGGCTgttatattatttgaaaggtATACTTTTACAAAATGACAACAATAAGTCGCAGGCAATGGGTGCATTTCTTAAATCACTTTCGTATTATTCCTTTAATTGGTCATGTTGGGTGGAATTATTAGACTGCGTAACGAGAGCCGATGAATCAATGCTATTACTAACACATATAAATGACAAATTCACATTAATATCGGATCACAAGGAAGACTATGATTATGATACGCAAAATATCGTTCAATACAATGTAATGactaaattcttcaaattggcGATATCACAGGACTtaaatggaaatattgatgaattaatgGAAATAATTGAGGCATTGCTTGTCATTTTCCCCAATTTTGCATACATTAAGGCCCAAAATGCATTGgtaaattatcattatatGGACTACGTGAATTcagaaaatttatttgagCAAGTAGTTAAAATGGATCCATATCGATTAGATGACTTGGACACATATTCCAACATTTTATATGTGATGCAAAAACACTCCAAACTTGCATATTTGGCGCAATTTGTTGCTCAGATTGATAAATTCCGTTCTGAGACATGTTGCATTATGGCGAATTATTATAGTGCAAGACAAGAGCATGAAAAATCCATCATGTATTTTAGAAGGGCTTTAACTTTAAATAAGAAGTGTACTAGTGCCTGGACTTTAATGGGCCATGAATTTGTGGAACTAAAAAACTCTCATGCTGCTATAGAATGTTATAGAAGAGCAGTAGATATTAATGTTCGAGACTTCAAAGCATGGTATGGTTTGGGACAAGCATATGAAGTACTTGATATGCATCTTTACTCATTATATTACTTTCAGAAGGCATGCACTTTGAAACCATTAGACAGGAGAATGTGGCAGGCCCTTGGAACTTGTTACACTAAAATAGGAAACAAGACGGAGGCAATAAAATGCTTTGAAAGGGCAATTCAGTTATCCGGGAATGCAGATCAAGATACAACACTAATGTACAACTTAGCTAAGTTATATGATCAGCTCAATGATGCAGCTAATTGCAAGCAGTACATGATACGATGCGTGAATATGGAAGCGCAAATGGATGGACAGCAGACAGACGAGACGATAAAGGCTAGATTATGGCTGGCCCGATGGGAGTCTAAGAACGGCAACTACGAGATTGCATACAACTATGCTGCCAGTATTACCAATGGGACAGCAGCAGAAGTAGAAGAGGCGAGGTTTATCGCGAAAAATTGTCAGAAGCTGATGTAGCATGTTCATATAAGTTATATCATCTTATGTTACAGTTGTGGATATATACTATTAAATATGTAACCGGATATTCTATCATACATGACATGTATTGCTATACATAGTTGCTATTAGCGCAAAGTAAAAGAAACCAAACGGTAACTCGTTTGCCGCCTAGGAAGTCAAATGATTATTTTACGGATAGGACAATCATGCAATGTGTACTGAGTCTCTGTGTCGCATTTTAAACATTCAGTCATGAGCTAgtaagaagaaatcttttaatgatatatgaatataattgaagatatttatCGTCTCGAAAACAAAAAgtatgatatttttttaaatacttaatatttttctttctgaTGAT
Coding sequences within:
- the CDC23 gene encoding anaphase promoting complex subunit CDC23 (ancestral locus Anc_5.72), with product MDEESQLKLIQDIRRNLRRASQDLSKWKLYKSAKWAAEALCGMGPPSTATLEPVDESPLRNRASKGKNMEEERKKKSLSEDEHDLYLLASSLFDCKEFDRCTYFLKDVTNPCLMFLKLYSQFLSWDKKTQESLESVLTTGKLSKNSSNNNGMSVTGIGEDTMSERRREKQSHGVVTMEDGHQSSIAIILMELNSYLDDVLGTNEKKEESQDRLGLGLLYYLKGILLQNDNNKSQAMGAFLKSLSYYSFNWSCWVELLDCVTRADESMLLLTHINDKFTLISDHKEDYDYDTQNIVQYNVMTKFFKLAISQDLNGNIDELMEIIEALLVIFPNFAYIKAQNALVNYHYMDYVNSENLFEQVVKMDPYRLDDLDTYSNILYVMQKHSKLAYLAQFVAQIDKFRSETCCIMANYYSARQEHEKSIMYFRRALTLNKKCTSAWTLMGHEFVELKNSHAAIECYRRAVDINVRDFKAWYGLGQAYEVLDMHLYSLYYFQKACTLKPLDRRMWQALGTCYTKIGNKTEAIKCFERAIQLSGNADQDTTLMYNLAKLYDQLNDAANCKQYMIRCVNMEAQMDGQQTDETIKARLWLARWESKNGNYEIAYNYAASITNGTAAEVEEARFIAKNCQKLM